The Bacteroidales bacterium genome has a segment encoding these proteins:
- a CDS encoding alkaline phosphatase family protein — translation MGITVSQMRYDYISRYWNKFGDNGFKKLINDGAFCRNVRYNYLFTQAAPGMATIATGAVPAVHGIIADEWYDKVKKIAVKAAADEKVKALGGSYDMGFYSPHRVVSSTVSDELRFASPASRVISIALDPEPAVLAGGHSANAAYWFDPYNGGWMSSSWYMDSLPRWVADFNKKKIADVYLSEMWNPLLPLDQYSESLPDRNEYEKGIQGQIVFPYDLNKLTQKKKERRNYDLLRFVPSGNTYTKDFAINAILNDSLGMRSVTDMLYVTFTVTGNAGVLYGNKSVEMEDLFLRLDKDIAHFLNFIDETLGRENVLVFLTADRGIAYVPGYLEQSRVPSGVFNANQAMALLSSYLNILYGKADWISYYKNQQLYLNQQLIEDSKLSLEQFQTTAANFLVQFTGVANAVTASTLQQSNFTSGILWKIQNNYNQKRSGDVILHLEPGWIEKTENATAANSSWAYDSHVPLIWYGWKIRRQNINTLYDPTCIAPTLSVFLDIMFPNGSAGNTIMELLQ, via the coding sequence GTGGGTATTACGGTAAGCCAGATGCGGTATGATTATATCTCCCGTTACTGGAACAAATTCGGGGATAATGGTTTTAAGAAACTGATAAATGATGGCGCGTTCTGCAGGAATGTGCGGTACAATTATCTCTTTACCCAGGCAGCGCCGGGAATGGCGACAATAGCCACCGGAGCCGTTCCTGCTGTGCATGGGATTATTGCCGATGAGTGGTACGATAAGGTGAAAAAGATTGCAGTAAAGGCAGCTGCTGATGAGAAAGTAAAAGCCCTGGGCGGAAGTTATGATATGGGTTTTTATTCACCTCATCGTGTTGTGTCGAGTACGGTTTCTGATGAACTTCGGTTTGCCAGTCCAGCGTCAAGAGTAATCAGTATTGCCCTCGATCCGGAGCCGGCTGTTCTGGCAGGAGGTCATTCTGCCAATGCAGCCTATTGGTTTGATCCATATAATGGAGGCTGGATGAGCAGTTCCTGGTATATGGACTCTTTGCCGCGGTGGGTTGCCGATTTCAACAAGAAAAAAATTGCTGATGTTTACCTTTCCGAAATGTGGAACCCGCTGCTTCCTCTTGACCAGTATTCCGAGAGTCTTCCGGACAGGAATGAATACGAAAAAGGTATTCAGGGCCAGATTGTCTTTCCGTATGACCTTAACAAGCTGACCCAGAAAAAGAAGGAGAGGAGAAACTATGATCTCCTGCGGTTTGTCCCTTCCGGAAATACGTATACGAAAGATTTTGCCATCAATGCCATCCTGAATGATTCGCTGGGAATGCGCTCTGTGACTGATATGCTTTATGTTACTTTTACTGTAACAGGTAATGCCGGTGTTTTATACGGAAACAAATCGGTGGAAATGGAAGACCTTTTTCTTCGTCTCGACAAAGACATAGCCCACTTCCTGAATTTTATCGATGAAACGCTCGGGAGAGAAAATGTGTTGGTTTTTCTTACAGCCGACCGGGGTATAGCTTATGTTCCTGGGTATCTTGAACAATCCAGAGTGCCCTCCGGTGTTTTTAACGCAAACCAGGCTATGGCACTGCTCTCCAGCTATCTGAACATCCTGTATGGCAAGGCAGACTGGATCAGTTATTACAAAAATCAGCAACTGTACCTGAACCAGCAGTTGATTGAAGACTCAAAGCTTTCGCTGGAGCAGTTTCAGACTACCGCTGCCAATTTTCTGGTTCAGTTTACCGGTGTGGCTAATGCAGTTACAGCTTCAACCCTGCAGCAATCCAATTTTACCAGCGGAATCCTCTGGAAAATACAGAACAATTACAATCAGAAGCGTTCGGGTGATGTAATTCTGCATCTCGAACCAGGGTGGATTGAAAAGACAGAAAATGCTACAGCAGCCAATTCTTCCTGGGCTTACGATTCTCATGTTCCGCTGATCTGGTATGGGTGGAAAATCCGGCGGCAGAACATCAACACCCTGTACGATCCAACCTGCATTGCTCCCACACTCTCCGTTTTTCTTGATATTATGTTTCCCAACGGCTCAGCAGGGAATACAATTATGGAACTCCTCCAGTAA